In Papaver somniferum cultivar HN1 chromosome 1, ASM357369v1, whole genome shotgun sequence, a genomic segment contains:
- the LOC113289736 gene encoding histone H1-like, with the protein MSEQQQQVEDLNAAPAMEEVVEQQQQPQPEEEAPVATEGAEKPEKSVKEKKPRAPKTAPSHPSYFEMIKEALVALNEKSGSSPHAIAKFISEKHKDLPSNFNKMLGVQLKNCTANGKLTKVKASFKLSDGAKKAVKSAGAEKKKPVKAKSSTAAVSKSRGGVKKAASKKVAASLKKKTAAGVKPKQVKSIKSASAKAVPKGKKPVSAKASDPSHPTYFQMIKEAILALKERSGSSPIAIAKYMEEKHSKILPENYKKLLAVQLKKCVASEKLIKVKASFKLSDAAKKDVKAAPKAVAEKKKPETKPKTAAAVVPKAKAGKKSASTAAPTKKKAATAVAKKDGLKKPAAAVAKKAGLKKKPASVVTKKAAAVKKPAGVVAKKAGLKKPAAVAAKKVGLKRKANAATPVKPKQPKSIKSPAAKRARRA; encoded by the exons ATGtctgaacaacaacaacaagtagaAGATCTGAACGCAGCACCAGCAATGGAGGAGGTAgttgaacaacaacaacaaccacaaccagaAGAAGAAGCACCTGTTGCAACCGAAGGTGCTGAGAAACCAGAGAAATCAGTGAAAGAGAAGAAACCCAGAGCTCCTAAGACTGCTCCTTCACATCCAAGTTATTTTGAG ATGATTAAGGAAGCTTTGGTAGCGTTGAATGAGAAGAGTGGATCTAGTCCTCATGCTATTGCTAAGTTCATTTCAGAGAAACACAAAGATTTGCCATCAAATTTTAACAAGATGTTGGGGGTTCAATTGAAAAACTGTACTGCTAATGGGAAATTGACTAAGGTTAAGGCTTCTTTCAAACTTTCTGATGGTGCAAAGAAAGCTGTGAAATCTGCTGGTGCTGAGAAGAAGAAACCAGTCAAAGCTAAATCATCTACTGCTGCTGTTTCCAAATCTAGAGGTGGTGTTAAGAAAGCTGCATCTAAGAAAGTTGCTGCTTCTTTGAAGAAGAAAACTGCTGCTGGAGTTAAACCTAAGCAGGTGAAATCAATCAAATCTGCATCTGCAAAGGCTGTTCCAAAGGGGAAGAAACCAGTATCTGCTAAGGCTTCTGATCCTTCTCATCCTACTTACTTTCAG ATGATCAAGGAAGCTATTCTGGCTTTGAAAGAGAGATCTGGGTCAAGTCCAATTGCAATTGCTAAGTACATGGAAGAGAAACACAGTAAAATTTTGCCTGAAAACTATAAGAAGCTTTTGGCTGTTCAATTGAAGAAATGTGTTGCTAGTGAGAAATTGATTAAGGTTAAAGCTTCCTTCAAGCTTTCTGATGCAGCAAAGAAAGATGTTAAAGCTGCTCCTAAAGCTGTTGCTGAGAAGAAGAAACCAGAAACTAAACCTaaaactgctgctgctgttgttccaAAAGCCAAGGCTGGAAAGAAATCTGCATCCACTGCTGCTCCAACAAAGAAGAAGGCTGCAACTGCTGTAGCTAAGAAAGATGGTTTGAAGAagcctgcagctgctgttgcaaAGAAAGCTGGTTTGAAAAAGAAGCCTGCTAGTGTTGTTACTAAGAAAGCAGCAGCTGTGAAGAAGCCTGCTGGTGTTGTTGCTAAGAAAGCAGGTTTGAAGAagcctgctgctgttgctgcaaagAAAGTTGGTCTTAAGAGGAAGGCAAATGCAGCTACTCCTGTTAAACCTAAGCAACCCAAGTCCATCAAATCTCCTGCAGCTAAGAGAGCTAGAAGAGCTTAA